One stretch of Cottoperca gobio chromosome 18, fCotGob3.1, whole genome shotgun sequence DNA includes these proteins:
- the gigyf1a gene encoding GRB10-interacting GYF protein 1 → MTAETLNFGPEWLRALSSGGSVTSPPPSPAMPKYKLAEYRYGREEMLALYIKDNKVPEDMQDKEFAAILQDEPMQPLALVPLTEEEQRNFSMSVNSVAVLRLMGKGVGAAVPAGVVRGRGAARGGRGRGRGEGGFYQRSIEEPEVGFGRSGREILRSQSWDDRGERRFEKPLRREVGRPGFEETGVPVVPGRKDFTRADSDNWRILREEQEEEEGEPGTNWRLAGVRRDDGAPRSAGWREHPGPGESRRRKFDFDFRDSEGHGGGGGRRRAGSEGLEGDRDGLPEWCTDDEDGEMGTFDSSGAFMTMKKGGKDLILEEEFEFRGIEEEDEEENFADMERSSAEEDKESKEAGSAVGDGETKPASPSSSPPALRHCPPPSLEPRPSNAFPVMDNPQLNNSHPVKASSMTNEDMAPVGFSKAQLSPRAPTSSRLPPPPTSSAAPFLPPPGGDAEDDEGMKHLQQEAEKMVASLQDTSLEEECFTQALQHQQDSRNTAAALPLSHEAAMKWFYKDPQGEIQGPFTTVEMCEWFQAGYFTMTLLVKRGCDEGFQPLGDVIKMWGRVPFAPGPSPPPLLVRQPPPTQRPQPNRGSAGTVSQSSANVEDGEGRMQRRGKIDRQVTGNLDQDRLKKQQELAAAALYQQLQQQQLFQLINRCSEQGIMPSMNRSMSVPDTGSMWDMHTSASQPSGGEASLWDITMNPSTQGPTLEQLQKLQQERRDAELRAKREEEEQRKRREEKRRLQEEQKRREEEELFRRKQCRQQQELIMKLLQQTPQQQGPGAGSSSWSGAPSSGLSKAGKPPALALLEMQQEAERLLKQQQQQRAQQQRDRHSGMSMGSSSMGGQWADGVGMWGGPGGMEGKSGSSSGSMGMWDEAVKNQTGLRGNSSNNNMGLKNSRSSPSLSDQYMMRRKRTEDEEKLLKLLQGMKPQDGFTTWCEQMLHALNTSANNSSSSLDVATIVAYLKEVESPYAVLDFIRSYLGDTVEAKEFAKQFLERRAKQKANQQRQQQQLSKEVAGLNMNFPLQDSMRGMNPSTLQSMFQANHMGKSGLYDNQGGKMKKKQPMMLHSDPSILGYSFHNAGECLSLNEMEMVEDY, encoded by the exons ATGACTGCTGAGACTCTTAACTTCGGCCCAGAATG GCTCCGTGCACTGTCCAGTGGGGGGAGTGTGACgtccccccctccttcccccgCCATGCCAAAGTACAAGCTGGCCGAGTACCGCTACGGCCGAGAGGAGATGTTAGCACTTTATATCAAAGACAACAAG gtCCCAGAGGACATGCAGGATAAGGAGTTTGCTGCTATTCTGCAAGATGAGCCCATGCAGCCACTGGCACTGGTGCCTCTCACTGAGGAGGAGCAG aggaACTTCTCCATGTCTGTGAACAGTGTGGCGGtgctgaggctcatgggaaaAGGGGTGGGCGCGGCCGTCCCAGCTGGAGTGGTCCGAGGACGAGGGGCCGCTCGAGGTGGTCGAG GACGAGGTCGTGGTGAAGGAGGATTCTACCAAAGAAGTATTGAAGAACCGGAGGTGGGCTTCGGACGCAGCGGCCGAGAGATACTTCGCAGCCAAAGCTGGGATGATCG GGGTGAGCGTCGATTTGAGAAGCCGCTTCGGCGGGAGGTGGGGCGTCCTGGCTTTGAAGAGACTGGAGTTCCCGTGGTTCCAGGGCGGAAGGATTTCACAAGGGCTGATAGCGACAACTGGCGCATCCTCcgggaggaacaggaggaggagga gggggaGCCAGGAACCAACTGGAGACTTGCAGGAGTCCGCAGGGATG ATGGTGCTCCTCGCTCAGCAGGCTGGCGGGAACATCCTGGTCCAGGTGAGAGTCGTCGGAGGAAGTTTGATTTCGATTTCCGGGACTCTGAGGGCcacggtggtggtggtggccgCCGGCGTGCAGGCAGTGAGGGACTAGAGGGTGACAGGGACGGCCTGCCTGAGTGGTGCACAGACGACGAGGACGGGGAGATGGGCACGTTTGACTCCTCTGGAGCTTTCATGACTATGaag AAGGGCGGCAAGGACCTAATCCTGGAGGAGGAGTTCGAGTTTAGGGGGattgaagaggaggatgaagaggagaactTCGCTGACATGGAGAGAAGCAGTGCTGAAGAAGACAAGG AGAGTAAAGAAGCTGGCTCTGCTGTAGGGGATGGCGAGACAAAGCCAGcatcaccctcctcctctcctccagcacTCCGACACTGTCCCCCTCCATCCCTGGAGCCCCGGCCCAGCAACGCTTTCCCAGTAATGGACAATCCTCAGCTCAACAACAGCCACCCTGTAAAGGCCAGCAGCATGACCAATGAAG aCATGGCTCCAGTAGGGTTCTCCAAGGCCCAGCTGAGCCCCAGAGCCCCCACCTCCTCACGTCTGCCTCCTCCACCcacttcctctgctgctcctttcctccctccaccTGGAGGAGACGCAGAGGACGATGAGGGCATGAAGCACCTGCAGCAG gaggcaGAGAAGATGGTGGCATCACTGCAGGACACTTCTTTAGAGGAGGAGTGTTTCACCCAGGCTCTGCAGCATCAGCAGGACAGCAGGAACACAGCAGCCGCTCTTCCGCTGTCACATGAAGCCGCCATGAAGTGGTTCTACAAGGACCCACAGGGAGAGATCCAGG GTCCATTCACCACAGTGGAGATGTGCGAGTGGTTCCAGGCTGGCTACTTCACCATGACCCTGCTGGTAAAGCGGGGCTGCGATGAGGGCTTCCAACCCCTGGGGGATGTCATTAAAATGTGGGGCCGCGTGCCCTTCGCCCCAGGGCCCTCCCCTCCGCCCCTGCTGGTGAGACAGCCACCACCGACGCAGCGCCCGCAGCCCAACCGTGGTTCCGCCGGGACTGTGAGTCAGAGCTCAGCCAACGTAGAAGATGGGGAGGGAAGGATGCAGAGGAGGGGGAAGATTGATAGACAGGTTACG GGAAACCTGGACCAGGACCGCCTGAAAAAGCAACAGGAGCTGGCGGCAGCGGCTCTTTATCAGCagctccaacagcagcagctatTCCAGCTCATTAACAG ATGCAGTGAGCAGGGGATAATGCCTTCGATGAACAGGTCGATGTCAGTGCCAGATACAGGGTCCATGTGGGACATGCATACCTCAGCTTCACAGCCGTCAG GCGGTGAAGCCAGTCTTTGGGACATAACAATGAATCCTTCTACTCAGGGTCCAACTCTCGAACAGCTTCAAAAG CTCCAGCAGGAGAGGCGAGACGCTGAACTCAGGGCAAAgcgtgaggaggaggagcagcgtaagaggagggaggagaagaggaggctacaggaggagcagaagaggagggaggaagaggagctttTCAGACGCAAGCAG TGTCGTCAGCAGCAGGAACTGATCATGAAGTTGCTGCAGCAGACCCCCCAGCAGCAGGGTCCCGGGGCGGGCAGCTCAAGCTGGAGCGGGGCTCCCTCCTCAGGGCTTTCCAAGGCAGGAAAGCCCCCGGCTCTGGCTCTGCTGGAAATGcagcaggaggcagagaggctcctgaagcagcagcagcaacagagagcgcagcagcagagagaccgC CACTCTGGCATGTCGATGGGGAGCTCCTCCATGGGAGGGCAGTGGGCGGATGGTGTTGGCATGTGGGGCGGGCCTGGAGGTATGGAGGGTAAGAGTGGAAGCTCTTCAGGCAGCATGGGCATGTGGGACGAGGCTGTGAAGAACCAAACCGGCCTGCGtggcaacagcagcaacaacaacatggGTTTGAAGAACAGCCGAAGCAGCCCTTCACTGAG TGATCAGTATATGATGCGTCGTAAGCGGacagaggatgaggagaagctgctgaagctgctgcagggCATGAAGCCTCAGGACGGCTTCACTACCTGGTGTGAACAGATGCTGCACGCTCTCAACACCTCTGCCaacaactcctcctcctctctggatg TTGCCACCATTGTGGCCTACCTGAAGGAGGTGGAGTCTCCCTATGCAGTACTGGACTTCATCCGGTCCTACCTAGGAGACACAGTGGAAGCCAAAGAGTTCGCCAAACAGTTTCTGGAGCGACGTGCCAAACAGAAAGCCAACCaacagagacagcagcagcag TTATCAAAGGAAGTGGCTGGATTGAACATGAACTTCCCTCTGCAG gACTCAATGCGAGGTATGAATCCAAGCACCCTGCAGTCCATGTTTCAAGCCAATCACATGGGCAAGTCTGGTCTCTATGACAACCAGGGagggaagatgaagaagaaacagcCCATGATGCTGCACTCTGACCCCAGCATCTTAG GGTACTCATTCCACAACGCGGGCGAGTGTCTGAGCCTGAATGAGATGGAGATGGTGGAGGATTACTGA
- the LOC115023967 gene encoding endonuclease domain-containing 1 protein-like, whose translation MKVNGPSLELISASCSVVIPHLKLQFSRQAFLPVTKGSRLALAETRTLIVLRKRNVAARGTISVPGSVTMHMFGTCVLSFSLLMAIPLVSATVSNSFKDCSHFFYMQTPPAGMKGVNLRRVCQRYADKLRYATLYDSSRRLPLYSAYTFKKSDGKRRMDTPWMYEPQLVSDDEGGNMRALPLTEDAPPLIEDSQAVLEDYTDAVEYKRGPLNPDLHQSEPDDKSSTYTLTNVVPLITNFLDASWKPYLDIIRRRLNNFCNGKSFMVTGVTVSGATLQRDNRDRLAIPKHLWLAYCCPQFDLNSPYEVRFMFPSYGGYALNEQTDHSVVEVPLKTLERFLKRQSDIDSELTIFYNGCVSENTLRKKRDLPSVSV comes from the exons ATGAAGGTGAACGGACCCAGCTTGGAATTAATTAGTGCCAGTTGCTCGGTCGTCATCCCACACCTCAAGCTTCAGTTCTCTCGTCAGGCCTTTCTTCCCGTTACTAAAGGCAGTCGTTTGGCCTTGGCAGAGACTAGGACGCTGATAGTACTACGCAAACGCAATGTAGCAGCAAGAGGAACCATCTCTGTACCTGG AAGTGTGACGATGCATATGTTCGGCACCTGTGTCCTAAGCTTCTCCCTGCTGATGGCGATCCCCCTGGTGAGTGCCACTGTGTCCAACAGTTTCAAGGACTGCAGCCATTTTTTCTACATGCAGACACCACCTGCAGGAATGAAGGGAGTCAACCTGAGGAGGGTCTGCCAGAGGTATGCAGACAAACTGCGCTACGCCACGTTGTATGACAGCAGTCGCCGCCTCCCCCTCTATTCAGCCTACACCTTTAAGAAGTCTGAtgggaagaggaggatggaCACACCGTGGATGTATGAACCACAG TTGGTTTCTGATGACGAGGGTGGCAACATGAGAGCACTTCCCCTAACTGAAGACGCCCCCCCTCTGATTGAGGACAGCCAGGCCGTGCTGGAGGACTACACAGATGCTGTAGAATATAAACGAGGCCCACTGAATCCTGACCTGCACCAATCAGAGCCAGATGACAAATCCTCCACATATACTCTCACCAATGTAGTCCCATTAATTACAAACTTCTTGGACGCTTCCTGGAAGCCATACTTAGACATCATCCGCCGCCGCCTCAACAACTTCTGCAATGGCAAATCCTTCATGGTGACAGGGGTCACGGTTTCTGGAGCGACCCTCCAACGAGATAACAGGGACCGCCTGGCAATCCCGAAACACTTATGGTTGGCTTACTGCTGCCCGCAGTTTGACCTTAACTCTCCGTATGAGGTGAGGTTCATGTTCCCTAGTTATGGGGGCTATGCACTGAATGAACAGACTGACCACAGTGTGGTGGAAGTCCCTCTGAAGACTCTGGAACGCTTCCTGaagagacagtcagacataGACAGTGAACTGACTATTTTCTACAATGGTTGTGTGTCAGAAAACACcttgaggaagaagagagaccTGCCCAGTGTTTCAGTATGA
- the LOC115023968 gene encoding endonuclease domain-containing 1 protein-like — translation MAYWAQTILLVNIITSAARGRVGKEPSTECRKFLYMGTPPTVLEHPSLQFICQHYNKRPRYMTLYNTVDHVPVYSAYTFKRSDGENCVGVPWMYEPQLSTYSGTDEMQPFPRGYMHMNFQDAQAVLDDYANAILYERGTLNPEEHQNEPDDKASTYTLTNAVPMAPDFNNRIWNQQESIIRKRLNNYCHGTSYIVTGITTSGKMIRRENINRVAVPTYMWSAYCCVDYDNNAPYSERYKFPSFAHYGRNEEENNEVVEVSVKDLKKFLKKTTFFEKNFQIFVDDCVPQGSSKMI, via the exons ATGGCTTATTGGGCGCAGACTATCCTGCTCGTCAACATAATAACATCAGCGGCAAGAGGGAGAGTGGGAAAAGAGCCTTCTACAGAGTGCAGAAAATTCCTTTACATGGGAACACCACCGACTGTGCTGGAGCACCCGTCGCTCCAGTTCATTTGCCAGCATTACAACAAGAGGCCACGCTACATGACGCTGTACAACACCGTGGACCATGTGCCGGTGTACTCTGCGTACACTTTCAAACGCTCAGACGGGGAGAACTGTGTGGGTGTCCCATGGATGTATGAACCGCAG CTGTCCACATACTCTGGTACAGATGAGATGCAGCCCTTCCCACGTGGTTACATGCACATGAATTTCCAAGATGCCCAAGCTGTTCTGGATGATTATGCAAACGCCATCCTCTATGAGCGTGGCACCCTCAACCCAGAAGAGCATCAGAACGAACCTGATGACAAGGCCTCCACCTACACCCTCACCAATGCCGTGCCCATGGCGCCCGACTTCAACAACAGAATCTGGAACCAACAGGAGAGCATCATCCGCAAACGGCTTAACAATTACTGCCATGGAACATCTTACATAGTCACAGGTATCACCACCTCTGGGAAGATGATCCGCCGGGAAAACATCAACCGCGTAGCAGTGCCCACATACATGTGGTCCGCTTATTGCTGTGTTGACTACGACAACAACGCACCTTACAGTGAGCGCTACAAGTTCCCATCTTTTGCACATTATGGCCGAAATGAGGAGGAGAACAACGAGGTGGTGGAAGTCTCAGTCAAGGACCTGAAGAAGTTCCTCAAGAAGACGACCTTTTTCGAAAAGAACTTTCAGATCTTTGTAGATGACTGTGTCCCACAAGGGTCCAGTAAAATGATATAG
- the LOC115023970 gene encoding endonuclease domain-containing 1 protein-like, which produces MIPTSENCALPLAAVAAVLTCVLLQEAQAGVVEDFDNVERCKDSLYMGTPPRGYLSNSLTKICQRYENRPHFVTLYDHQKHIPIYSAYTFKKSDGEKRVDFPWMFEPQLASGKSSSNMEPFPQSVSMHMNFEDTQAVLEDYADVVQYERGQLNPDEHQADPLDKASTYSLTNVVPQFREFNMGPWTEHQDLVRKRLNNYCRGKAYVVTGVTTSGHTIRRNNQDRVAVPEYMWSAYCCINFDQNAPYSVRYKFPVFAAYGLNDRVNNHMVEVPLKNLEKFLKGRMDVDKNFQIFYSDCVQDN; this is translated from the exons ATGATACCTACATCAGAGAACTGTGCCTTACCTCTGGCAGCTGTGGCGGCCGTGCTGACCTGCGTGTTGCTCCAGGAGGCCCAGGCAGGGGTTGTGGAGGACTTCGACAATGTGGAGCGCTGTAAGGACTCTCTCTACATGGGCACTCCACCTAGAGGCTACCTGAGCAACTCCTTAACGAAGATCTGCCAGAGGTACGAGAATAGACCGCACTTTGTCACCCTGTACGATCACCAAAAACACATTCCAATCTATTCCGCCTACACCTTCAAGAAGTCTGATGGGGAGAAGAGGGTGGACTTCCCGTGGATGTTTGAGCCCCAG ctgGCCTCAGGAAAGAGCAGCAGTAACATGGAGCCCTTCCCCCAATCTGTAAGCATGCATATGAACTTCGAGGACACCCAGGCGGTCCTCGAGGACTACGCTGATGTGGTTCAGTACGAACGTGGCCAGCTAAATCCTGATGAGCACCAGGCTGACCCTTTGGACAAAGCCTCCACCTACAGCTTGACGAATGTGGTACCCCAGTTCAGGGAGTTCAACATGGGTCCCTGGACGGAGCACCAGGACCTCGTCCGCAAACGTCTCAACAACTACTGCCGTGGCAAAGCCTATGTGGTCACCGGGGTCACCACCTCCGGGCACACGATCCGTCGCAACAACCAGGACCGCGTGGCTGTACCGGAGTACATGTGGTCAGCCTACTGCTGCATCAATTTTGACCAAAATGCACCATACTCTGTGCGCTATAAGTTCCCCGTGTTTGCAGCTTACGGGCTGAATGATCGTGTCAACAACCACATGGTGGAAGTTCCTCTCAAGAACCTGGAGAAGTTTCTCAAGGGGAGGATGGATGTGGATAAGAACTTCCAGATTTTCTATAGTGACTGTGTGCAAGATAACTGA